In the genome of Tripterygium wilfordii isolate XIE 37 chromosome 19, ASM1340144v1, whole genome shotgun sequence, one region contains:
- the LOC119985892 gene encoding vegetative cell wall protein gp1-like: MHRLLAFSLSILCVFNALLLFKVQADNAPAPAPTTTFTKNPPLLSPATPPSTIPPTSHISPPTLSPKSSPQVSPPTSTPKVSPANSPAPAVATTPSTAPNAAPPAISPSTNVSSPPVQSPASAPPTASTPSASTPVSAPPTASTPSASTPASAPPTALTPSVAPPGSAPELVPATAPPMAEGPAPEASASIPSNSATPTEAPVVFPSNGSPPSSSPSSLAPDTADGPAVNNDDSGSRSIYEVRAILSGLAIGLAFAV; encoded by the coding sequence atGCATCGATTACTCGCATTTTCTCTCTCGATTCTCTGCGTATTCAACGCATTATTGTTGTTCAAGGTACAAGCAGACAATGCGCCTGCTCCGGCCCCCACAACAACCTTTACTAAAAATCCACCATTACTCTCTCCGGCGACTCCTCCGTCTACCATTCCGCCGACTAGTCACATTTCTCCACCTACATTGTCCCCTAAATCTTCTCCGCAAGTATCGCCGCCTACTTCCACTCCCAAGGTTTCTCCGGCGAATTCACCAGCACCGGCTGTTGCAACTACCCCGTCAACAGCCCCAAATGCGGCTCCGCCGGCAATTAGCCCGTCGACGAATGTGTCTTCACCTCCGGTTCAGTCCCCGGCGAGTGCTCCGCCTACGGcttccactccgagtgcctctACCCCAGTGAGTGCTCCGCCGACGGCTTCTACTCCTAGTGCCTCTACCCCAGCGAGTGCTCCGCCTACGGCACTGACACCGAGTGTCGCTCCACCGGGAAGTGCTCCAGAATTGGTTCCGGCAACTGCTCCGCCAATGGCAGAAGGTCCGGCACCAGAAGCATCTGCGAGCATTCCGTCAAATTCTGCCACACCCACAGAAGCCCCTGTAGTTTTTCCGTCGAATGGTAGCCCGCCAAGTTCGTCTCCGTCCAGTTTGGCGCCTGATACTGCAGACGGTCCGGCGGTTAATAATGATGACTCGGGTTCAAGATCCATATATGAAGTTCGGGCCATTCTAAGTGGTCTGGCTATTGGGCTAGCCTTTGCTGTTTAG
- the LOC119986095 gene encoding arabinogalactan protein 1-like produces the protein MAPAPCPTILAANPPRSSSPKVSPVTSPAPSTDVSSPPVQSLDNSPSPAYTPSAATPVPVGASASVPAVTPAVANGPAPEAHASIPSSSGTPTEAPEVSKSNGSPPSPPVGSLAPEAAEAPTAVKNSVSKSIYEVRVILSGLAIGLSLAL, from the coding sequence ATGGCGCCTGCTCCATGCCCAACCATTTTGGCCGCAAATCCGCCACGTTCTTCCTCTCCCAAGGTTTCTCCAGTGACTTCACCGGCACCGTCAACTGATGTGTCTTCTCCTCCGGTTCAGTCCCTGGATAATTCTCCTTCACCGGCTTACACTCCGAGTGCTGCTACACCAGTCCCGGTGGGTGCTTCCGCATCTGTTCCAGCCGTTACTCCGGCAGTGGCTAACGGCCCGGCACCAGAAGCGCATGCGAGTATCCCGTCAAGTTCTGGGACACCCACAGAGGCCCCTGAAGTTTCCAAGTCGAATGGTAGCCCACCAAGTCCGCCGGTGGGGAGTTTGGCACCGGAGGCAGCAGAGGCTCCAACGGCTGTTAAAAATTCGGTTTCAAAGTCCATTTATGAAGTTCGGGTCATTCTGAGTGGGCTAGCTATTGGGCTATCGTTGGCTCTTTAG